Proteins encoded by one window of Vigna radiata var. radiata cultivar VC1973A chromosome 5, Vradiata_ver6, whole genome shotgun sequence:
- the LOC106762094 gene encoding protein seele has product MARSMLMSMSMLHLCFFILLGILTRTSHAVHDKCAACKAVAEELEIGLSRERPRNHLDMRHRLDSKGQREGKLIDYTVSELRVVELLDGLCEKMEDYTLKKDTSTHEWIKVNSWDNLTNKQEARAYSKDISSYCGRLLEDTEDELAELIKKGSVKVGGVSKVLCQDLSKHCSQTSVSHAAEVDDDENDEEL; this is encoded by the exons ATGGCAAGGTCAATgttaatgtcaatgtcaatgTTGCATCTCTGTTTCTTCATACTCCTCGGAATCTTAACAAGAACTTCTCATGCCGTTCATGACAAATGCGCCGCCTGCAAAGCCGTCGCG GAGGAGCTGGAGATTGGGCTTTCCAGG GAGAGGCCACGGAATCACTTGGATATGCGTCATCGATTGGACTCCAAAGGTCAGCGTGAAGGAAAGCTAATCGATTACAC AGTTAGCGAGCTAAGAGTTGTTGAACTTCTTGATGGCCTTTGCGAAAAGATGGAAGATTATACACTCAAG AAAGATACAAGTACCCATGAATGGATCAAAGTGAATAGCTGGGATAACCTCACAA ATAAGCAAGAAGCTCGGGCATATTCAAAAGATATATCTTCTTATTGTGGAAG ATTACTGGAAGACACAGAGGATGAG TTGGCCGAATTGATCAAAAAAGGATCCGTTAAAGTAGGAGGTGTGAGCAAAGTTCTTTGTCAAGATTTAAGCAAACATTGCAGTCAAACGAG TGTATCACATGCGGCAGAGGTCGATGACGATGAGAATGATGAAGAGCTCTAA
- the LOC106761690 gene encoding uncharacterized protein LOC106761690, producing the protein MSSTMTTFGLSTVVFSVLVLTLLSANSHTTVVGARNLLEPTLPKPEVPQLPNVPELPKVPELPKNPELPKIPEIPKVPELPKVPELPKIPELLKVPEIFKVPELPNIPKPETPKVLELPKLSEIAKIPEFPKAFPATHP; encoded by the coding sequence ATGTCTTCAACCATGACTACTTTCGGTTTGTCAACAGTGGTTTTTTCAGTTCTTGTTCTAACATTATTGTCTGCAAATAGCCACACAACGGTTGTCGGAGCCCGCAATCTTCTAGAACCAACATTACCTAAGCCAGAAGTGCCACAACTTCCCAATGTTCCTGAGTTACCAAAGGTTCCAGAATTACCCAAAAATCCTGAGTTACCTAAGATTCCAGAAATTCCCAAAGTTCCCGAGTTACCTAAGGTTCCAGAATTACCCAAAATTCCTGAGTTACTTAAGGTTCCAGAAATATTCAAAGTTCCTGAGTTACCTAACATACCAAAACCTGAAACACCTAAAGTTCTAGAATTGCCTAAATTATCTGAGATAGCTAAGATTCCAGAATTTCCTAAAGCATTTCCAGCTACCCATCCTTGA